A stretch of DNA from Spirochaetaceae bacterium:
ACACTCTCCGGTTCCGCGCAGCGGCGTCCAAGTACGAGGATCAGCTCGGAGCAGCGAGGGAGTTCAGAAACGCCGCGGGGGTCAGGATTGGAATCCCGCGAAACGGAGTCATGTCCAGAAGGTGGCGATCCCCAGTGATCAGGCAGTCTGCCTCGCCAACCATCGCCGTCTCCAGGAACTGGTCGTCCTTCGGGTCCAGGCATCCGAGCTTGGCCCCGGTGATCGAAACGCGTTCGGAAACGCCCAGGAGCTGGACAAGGAACGGTGTCCTTATTGTCCGACTCACGTAGCGGTCGAACTTCGGGCGAAAGAGGCGGCTGTGCAGCTCCTTGATGGTCTCGTTGGCGAACAGGAGCACGCCGCCCGCTTGCCGTATCGTGTCCACAACGGCGCGCGGCGTTCCCGGAGGTCTCAGTGCTGAGCTGATCAGGACGTTGGTGTCGACAACGACTCGCTCAACTGTCATCCGCAAGAAGGGCGTCGAGCTTGGCGTCGGTCAGGCCCTTTGCGGTTGCCTCCGCTCCCATCGTGTCCATGGTCGCGGTGAGCCGTTCCCACGCCGCGCCGCGGAGCTGGTCATAGAGCTCGGTCGACAGCATCACCGTGACGGCGCGGCCGTTCTTGGTCACGCTGACCGGACTCCGCTGCGCGGCATCGAGCAACTGGCCGAAGCGGTTCTTGGCCTCTCGCGCGGCTATTGCCTTCATAAGAGCTATAGTAGCTACTTCAGCTTGTTTGAGTCAATGGACTTTCAACTGCGTGCCCGGCGTGGCCTACTGTGAGGCGTGGCGCCAGGCGGCGGATTCCACCGTTTCGGCGAGCGCTCGGTAGCGCTGGTAGCCTTCGGTGTACTGCGCGGCACGCGCCGGGTCCGGTTCGTAAGTGGTCTTGAAGCCGGGCGCCATGGCGGCCTGCGCCTCCTGCACGGTGGCGTAGTGGCCGGCGGCGGTGGCGGCGCACATCGTGGCGCCGAGAGCGGGGCCCTCCTCGGTGGCCGACACCTTGATCGGCATGCCGAGCACGTCGGCGGCCACCTGTACGGCGAAGTCGGAGCGCTGCGAGATGCCGCCGAGGGCGATGATCTCGTCTACCGGGATGCCGGCGGCGGCCAGGTGCTCGTTGATGGCGCGGCTGCCGTAGGCGGTGGCTTCGACCAGGGAGCGGTACACCGCCGGGGCGTCGGCGCCGAGGGTGAGGCCGGTGATCGCCGCCTTCAGGCCGGCGTCGGCGTTCGGGGTGCGCCGGCCGTTGAACCAGTCCAGGCTCAGGATGCCGGCCGGGTCGGGCGGCAACGCGGCGGCGGCGTCGGCGAGGTCGTCGAGCAGGCGGTCGGCGATTCCCGCGCGCTGCCCGGCGGCCAGTGAGCGCAGCGGCCAGCACAACAGGTCGCGGAACCAGGCGTACACGTCGCCGTAGGCCGACTGGCCCGCCTCCAGGCCGGTCAGGCCGGGCACGATGGAGCCGTCCACCTGGCCGCAGATGCCGGCGATGGTGCGGTCGCCGATGGCGCCGGGGTCGGCGACGATCATGTCGCAGGTGGAGGTGCCCAGGATCTTGGCCACGGTGCCGGGGCGCACGCCGCCGCCCACGGCTCCGAAGTGCGCGTCGCAGCCGCCGACCGCGACCGTGATGCCGGCCGGCAGCGCGAGCCGCCGCGCCCACTCGCCGGACAGCGTGCCGGCGCTCTGGTCGGAGGTGGACGAGTCGTCGTACAGCCGCTCGCGCAGGGTGGCCAGCCGTGGATCGAGGCGGCCCAGGAAGTCGGCGCCCGGCAGGCCGCCCCAGGACGCGTGCCACATCGCCTTGTGGCCGGCGGCGGCGCGCCCGCGGCGCAGCTCGCCGGGCGCGGTGGTGCCGGTCAGCAGGCCGGGGATCCAGTCGCAGTGCTCGGTCCACGACCAGGCCGCCGCCGCCACCTCGGCGTCGGCGCGCAGCACGTGCAGCGCCTTGGCCCAGAACCATTCCGAGGAATAGACGCCGCCCGAGTAGCAGGTGTAGTCGATGCCGCCCCAGGTGTGGGCCAGGGTGTTGATCTCGTCCGCCTCGCGCACCGCGGTGTGATCCTTCCACAGCACGAACATGGCGTTGGGGTTGTCGGCGAACCGCTCGCCGAGCGCCAGCGGGGTGCCCGCCTCGTCCACGGCGGCCAGCGTGGAGGCGGTGGTATCGATGCCGATGCAGATGATGCTGTCCCGCTGCGCCCCGTTCAGTTGGGCGGAAGCCGCCCGGCAGGCGCGTTCCAGGCTCTCGATGTAGTCGAGCGGATGCTGGCGGAACCGGTTGGCCGCGGCGTCGCAGTAGCGGCCTTCGCTCCAGCGCGGGTAGGCCTCCACGACGCGCGTTTCCTGCGCCCCGGTGTCGGCGCGGATCACCACCACGCGCACCGAGTCGGTGCCGAAGTCAATGCCAATACAACGCGGTTCGCTCATCTGCCTCCGTTCCCCGCCGCCAGTGTAGGCGCCCGCACGCGCTGACGTCCACCATGGCAGGCCCGCACCCCGCCCGTGCCCATGCCGGTGCAAGCGCGGCACGCGCGTGCGGGGAGCCGCCCGGAGTTGACCGATGCCGACCGAAAAGGAGACTGCCGGCGCCGCGTGCGAAGCCAGAGAAATACGTCAATGGTCGCTTCTCCGGTGAAGGGGGCATGCTCGTGGACGAGGCGACATTCCTGGCCCCGGGTTCGGAGATCACCGGTTAGACGGTGCGGGCTTCGAGCCAGTCGAGGGTGGCTTCGATGCCGAAGCCGGGGGCGTCGCTGGGGACCAGGTAGCCGTCGCGGATTGCCGGCGAGCCGGGCACGTAGACCATCTCCTGCAGCGGCACGCCGGGCGGCGACACGCCCTCGGAGCGCTCGCCCCACTGCACCGCGGGCATGGCGAAGGAAAGGTGCTGGCCGAACGGGGTGTTCATGCCGCCGTGGGCGATCACGGTAAGGCCGGCGGCGTCGGCCAGGTGGCAGATGCGCACCGCGTTGCTGAGGCCGCCGCACCACTGCAGGTCGGGTTGCAGGATGTCGACCAGCCGGCGCTGCACGGCGCTCGCGAAACTGCCGATGCCGTACCAGTGCTCGCCGGAGGCCAGCGTGATGCCCGGCAAGCCGTTGACTATCCACACGAACAACACGGTACCGAGAACGGCTATTCCTCCGGCGGTCCGGCGGTAGTAAATGCTTCCAGAAAACCATTTACCATCCACACGAACAACAGGAAGGGGTAGTCGGAGCCCGTCGAGGTGGCCGGGTAGCTGTTGCCGGAACGGGCGTACACGGTCAGCGTGTGGGTGGCGCCCACCTCGGTCCTGA
This window harbors:
- a CDS encoding putative toxin-antitoxin system toxin component, PIN family; its protein translation is MTVERVVVDTNVLISSALRPPGTPRAVVDTIRQAGGVLLFANETIKELHSRLFRPKFDRYVSRTIRTPFLVQLLGVSERVSITGAKLGCLDPKDDQFLETAMVGEADCLITGDRHLLDMTPFRGIPILTPAAFLNSLAAPS
- a CDS encoding type II toxin-antitoxin system Phd/YefM family antitoxin, producing MKAIAAREAKNRFGQLLDAAQRSPVSVTKNGRAVTVMLSTELYDQLRGAAWERLTATMDTMGAEATAKGLTDAKLDALLADDS
- a CDS encoding ribulokinase, giving the protein MSEPRCIGIDFGTDSVRVVVIRADTGAQETRVVEAYPRWSEGRYCDAAANRFRQHPLDYIESLERACRAASAQLNGAQRDSIICIGIDTTASTLAAVDEAGTPLALGERFADNPNAMFVLWKDHTAVREADEINTLAHTWGGIDYTCYSGGVYSSEWFWAKALHVLRADAEVAAAAWSWTEHCDWIPGLLTGTTAPGELRRGRAAAGHKAMWHASWGGLPGADFLGRLDPRLATLRERLYDDSSTSDQSAGTLSGEWARRLALPAGITVAVGGCDAHFGAVGGGVRPGTVAKILGTSTCDMIVADPGAIGDRTIAGICGQVDGSIVPGLTGLEAGQSAYGDVYAWFRDLLCWPLRSLAAGQRAGIADRLLDDLADAAAALPPDPAGILSLDWFNGRRTPNADAGLKAAITGLTLGADAPAVYRSLVEATAYGSRAINEHLAAAGIPVDEIIALGGISQRSDFAVQVAADVLGMPIKVSATEEGPALGATMCAATAAGHYATVQEAQAAMAPGFKTTYEPDPARAAQYTEGYQRYRALAETVESAAWRHASQ